Within the Telopea speciosissima isolate NSW1024214 ecotype Mountain lineage chromosome 4, Tspe_v1, whole genome shotgun sequence genome, the region CAGTAACACCCAAGTCAGTTAATGATATGAAACTCATATATGCTGGGAAAGTCTTGGAGAACAACAAGACACTTGCTGAGTCCAAAATACTCTTTGGTGATCTTCCTGGTGGAGTTATTACAATGCATGTAGTAGTGCAGCCTCCTTTATCCAAGAAGAAGACAGGTATGTTGTGTCTCAAACATTTTAGTTCAGTCTTCAGAGTTCAATTTGTCTTGTTCAAAGTTGATGCAGCATTGAAAtgttgttttggggggggggggggggtgatgtCTTCTATTCCATCTCTTGCATTGCATGAAATGCATGAAAAGTGTGCTGATTCCGAAGGGCCatatagggtttcgctatatATTGTAGCAAGGGTTATTTCTCTATAATCAATTTGAGATAGGGTGTGAGGACGAGCGGCTGTAACcgtattctccattgatagtgacgTAGATCTCACCTCACCGTGCACGTAGGCAGGCAATCgtgtcgaaccacgtaaatccttgtgtgcattgtgtgattgttttgtttgcgatttccattcttttctgcatcattTTAGGTTGTCATTTTCCTACAAATGTATAGCCTCAACTATTTAAAAACTCTAAAAGGACTGGACAATATTACCATGGAACGTCTCCgacttctcctctcttttgaaTAGAGTTGCAAATACACTTACTTTGCACCTAAGTTCTGGCAACTGTTCCTTCATGATTCCCTCACCTCAAGAATCAGGGGCTGTGGAAGGGTTCTTTCTGTAGTCAACGACGGCTGGTTAGCAATCTTATGGCTACCTAAGTACAGCAGTATCTATAGTTTCTAGACTGTGAATCCAATCATGGGGCTTAACACATCTCTATTTAACAATACATCTGAGGTTGTTTGCATCAACACAGTTTCGAACCACTATGGAATTGAGGGTGCAAATCATTTTAAATGGAGAAAATTATCTGTTTTGGTAGATAAGTTAAAGCTGATGTTATCCCTTATATATGGTTGTAGTGCTCTTTAAAATTATGAATATAGTTATCACAGTGCCACATCCCGTGGGCATGAcagttttctgttttgtttggcTGTAAACACAGACAAGAGCAAGGAGACGATGACAAAGACGAATACGTGCACATGTACAATCCTTTAATAAGACAAAGCCCTTTACTACACCACTATTGCAGAGAAAGCTAAGCagattctttttcattttttcctttagagattgtattttccccttttcttatATAATTATTTAGGTTCAATAGCCATTACTCATCATCAAATCCGACCCATTTTTTGTTAAATGCATTTgcttctgttgttgttgttctccATGTTGTAATCATTCTTGTACAAGTAAGCTCAAAATATGTAGCACATGAACAGTGATGACATCTTGTCATAAGATCCTCGAAAACTGAAGAACTATTGTAACTTTGTGTGGACTATTCTACAGGTTAATCTTTATGCTTGCATATGCACTTTAATATTTAATCATACACAGACACGAGCAAGGAGGCATGAAATGACAATTGTGTAACACCATTTCTGTATGTGAAGGGTGATTGTGTACATACACAACTGTGTCTGAAAACCAGACACATTTTTATCTTTATCATAATTTTTCCATTCAAGAAGTTTGACCCCTCCctccaattttgttttctttgcttaGTTTTATTACTTAACATAATGCTCGAATGCCAATGCTCAAAAGGATAAAGAACCTGTTGAGGAGTGTTTTGAAGGGAAAAACCAGGTTGTAGTTAACAACTGGGGATGaatgaaaaggggaaaagaagccCACTTATACAAAGGTGGGTAGAACTGTATAGAATCTTTGGATCAATCTTGTAAATTGATTTAGAGAGTCATCACTAAATGTTCCTCCACTAGGCCATGTTTTGGTGGCTCTTCCCTGCATCCACCATTCACTCCAGTACTAGTTAGGGGAAAACACTGCATAGTTTCCATTAGGGCTGGCAATGAAACCCATTTACCCTCCTTACCTGCCTTACCCTCACAGACTTGGAGGGGAAGGGTGGGAATTCTTTACCGTACAAGTTAAATGGGGAAAGGGTAAGGGTAGGAGGGGCTTCCCTGCCTAGTTAAGCTATTGTGGATATGTAACCCAAAATAGCAGAGTTCTGGTGGGGTAATTCTGAAGATTGCAGAGAGTCCATTGGAATAGATGGAATGAAATGTGCAAGGCAAAGCAAAGTGGAGGTTGGGCATGGAAAAGCTATTCTGATAAagaaagtttcttttcatcagAGGTGAATAGAATTCCATCACTAGGATCTCATAATTACTCTTCCCTGTATAGGATGAAGGTCCAATACTTTTGGCACTGTTCCAATAGTCTCTCATATACTTGTGGGTCTCTTTACTCAATAGTTTGAGCTTTTAGGTTGGATATTTACATGGTATTAGAGTAGGTCTCGATCCTGCCTCCGTCCATTCCTTAATTTGTACATCTGTGGTCGTGTACACAATTCTGTCCTACCTACACGTGTTACCAGTAAGATAGTTTGAGCTTTTGAACGGAATATGCAAAGATATGGGATGATCAATCAATTGAACCTTACTAATTTCAATATAGACCTAAGATCTGTTGAGGAGCTATTTCCACCTAACAGTCTATGCTTTGAGGAACCCTTCAACAGTGAGGGATAGTATTAAGGAAATTCAGTCTCAGACAACAATTGATATGGCATTTCACAAATTCTAGAGCTTCAACAATTGGTAAATTCAGAAAAACTGATATGGCATTTCACAGAAATCCGGAAGGATTACAGCTGCTAATCTCCTAGATAAAAGgcattttaaaattgaattaagATTCCAATATCAAAGACGCAAAGGCAGTTAACAACTTTGAAAAGGGCCTAGAAACTTGCCCAGTTTTTTTGGAGACATTAGAATCAGCAATTCATGCTATTTTTTGGTTCATGTTATTCCTTAATAACTGAATTAGTTAATCGGGATTATTTTATTGATTAGTGTAAAAACAGCATTTTCATGACAAAGAATGAGAGCTTTTTTCTTTACGCCTTCTACCCTATAAGCTGGAAAATTTTATATGGTAAATTTAGCttcgtaaatgtaaaattttacatgttgaaaatttttccaatatttgtttccataaaaaacaagaagcattgaaaaacttttcaacatgtaaattttacaagtcaaattttttgaaataaaaattttcagggTATAATTTTACatcgaaacaaacggagccaaTAGTCAATTTGGAAGGCCAACAATAGATTGGTATAATAGAACAGCTCCCCTTACTCCAAAGGATGTTGCAAGCCTGCAAACCGAAAGAAAAGGTTTGCCATTATACAACTTATATACAACTCCCCATTATAGATTACTTTAATAACTTCCCTAATTAActaaagggagaatgttttctgtgccggtgGTGCAGTCTGTGGCCAGACACATGGaagtgggcaaaatgaccaccttgcaccccctgaatggcaggcctaTGTATCTGGGTgtaggctgcgctgcggcacagagaacatcagctcttaactaaaacaaataacCACCTAAATAATTAGGTAACATTATTGTAGTAAACCATGAGCGGTGGGGGTGGGTTTCAGTGTAAGAGCCCTTTACATTCTTTGGAGGGTAAAGGTAAGGACATTACACATCCTACCCGGACCGGCTGACCCTACCCCATTGCCAcccctaattacataagaatTTTTAGAAGAATTATATTAGGAGGCATAAATTATATTACACTTTGGAGTGTTAGATGGTTGATTCGACCCAGTTTCGGTTGGGCTGAATTAGTTTTGGTCTGGGAATAGACTAGAATCAAAACCGATAAAGAATGTCAGTTTCAATCGGTTTTGATTTTGGTCCGGTACgatatatatttatttaggTTTTTCAATACCGGATTAATACTGATTTAGATCGATTTATTTTCAAActtgaaccacaatgaaatcttacacTCATTATCTATAATGAGGAATGATTTGGTAAAACACTTtaaatcatcttccccaaatcaaacaagaaaacaattggaataaggaaattgatttgatgtgttcatATTGTAATCGAACAAAGAGGAATAATTTATAAGGAAAAAGATaactagtatttttttttttggagggtacGATAAGATAACTagtattgaaatcaatggatacaCATAAAGTTTGTAGTGCCATTATTTTACAAATTAAATCATTGTTTATTATTGTAAAGGaataataattaatattgaaatcattgGATAACTAATTACTGAGAAGATAActatattgaaatcacaaaatgaaccctaatatcaaatcattcatttaactgtccaactaattttgtataatgaacaaggagatcaatggaaacattgttacaaatcatttTCCTTATTCATAACCTCATTCTCATTGATTTGTAGCAAGTCCCctaacaaccaaatatcttctcACTAATGCTGAGATCAATAGATAATCAATTtacctattcataacctcatactcaattattttatattttttttatcgattTCATTCGATTGGATTTCAGTCTAAATATCAGTCGGTTCAGTATGACCGATTTTCAACCAATCTCATCATTCCCTAGTCTGATAAGGAGCGGTTTGGTTTAATTCGGGTTTTTTCGATCAATTGCGATCGATTTTACCgattcgggctaggttttgacacccaaTTACACACCTCTAAGTCTCTCCCCATCCAATGGCAAAaccgtgaaaaaaaaaaaaaaaaacttttgctaTTTAATAATTGGGAGAAAGAATTCTACTTGGTTGTGTAGGTGGTGCATCTTCCACATCGACGGACTTTAAACCATCTTATTGAAATCATTCATTAAGGACCCTTGATATAATTAAgacaataacaaaataaaaattaaattaaataagtaTGCCAATACTTCTTTTACAcgttaatggttaatatgattaaaGTTCTTTTACACGTTAACGGTTAATATGATTAAAGTTTACCATAAAAATTTGCTACAATTAAGATAAGTTTCTCCTAAATCCGTGgagttactctctctctctctctctctctctctctctctctctcttccctacgaaacctttttggtttttttttttggataagtatCCCTAcaaatcttcatcttcttcttcaagtcaATACCATTCTCTTCCCTCCAAACTTATCCCACCAATTCCCTTCTAATTATTTCTGTCAAACATCAAACACACCATTTTCTTCTAAGGAATGCTAAATATATATAGTCAATTATAGTTAGATTTTGGAATTGAAAGAAACTGCCGTTTGAATTGTAAGTATCTAAACAGCCCAACCGTCAAACCAACCATCCATCGTCTGTCAACATCTCTATTTTTGGACAGTTAGATAAAgccaaaaatcaaatcaaaatggaCTGTGTTTAGATGCTTCTGGAGAATGCAGCACCATAATAAAACAAAAGCCCATTCTACAAAAAAATGGAGAGGCCCAAGTGgcccattaaaataaaaataaattttctttcatcttttttgtttttttgtaatGAATTTTCTTTCATCCATTTCACTAATAATGGTGATAGATGTTATGATTGAACTCTGAGTTCATTAACCAATCGAATGAAGAGAAATCGGATCCATTAGAAAAACCCAGAGTTGGGCATTTCTTGCTGATCCCAACTCCCAATGGTGAGAGCCCATTTTGGATGAGATGGGCTAATGGCTATCTACCACGTAACAATCCCCACGTGTGTGGCCTTGGTAGGACGGACGGCGGTCCTGCCAATCCTCTATACCTTTGAGCTTTGACTTGGAGTTCCTCTTCCGGTCCTTCCCACCCCAACAACCCttctgagaaaaaaaaaaagcattttaTAGTACTTAGAGGTGACccatagaagaaagaaagggatacCTTCGTCGGATGAGAGGTGACATTGTGACGAGATGGTGTGTTTGATGGGAAATTGATCTCCTCCGTATGGACCATATATCTATCCGGCCTAGTTCGTCTGttcttctaatagggggtggtggacccATGTGGGTAGAGTGTTCAGGtaggagtagggtggtcattctaGTCTCctcccccttattagaggaactggagaaCTGGGCCAGATAGgaaactggaggggataaagatccgtgtTTGATATTTGCAGTTTATAATATTCGGATTCGCATGCACGCCGTTGTACTTCGTGTGGGAAAAGGTAATAGCCTGTGCAAGAGAGCGGCGGCAAGATTGCCGGTGGTGATACTTtggatctctctcttcttttttttttgataaaaatattttattatcgAAGGAATAATGTTCCCGAAGAATCAGCAAACAAAGACAGGAAAATACAAAGGGGAAGAGACACATGCCAAAAGAGATTATTCTGATGCCTGGCACCAACTGATGCTAAACAATTAGCTATAGAGTTAGCTTCGCGAAGCATATGCTTGCATTGGATATCCTCAAGATTGAGACAGAGCTGAATGCAATCCCTGATGGTAGGTGCAATTCTCCAAGGAACGGCAGAAGAACTCCTTGATAGGATGTTGACTACTAATAAGTTATCACTTTCAATAATGAGCCTCCTGATGTTTAAAGATATTGCTGTGGATAAAGCGAATTGGACTGCCAATATTTCTGCTATCAGAGCATAATTCGAACCAATACCAACAGGGAAACAACACACAAAAGAGGCATTATGAGATCTACAAACTCCTCCAATACCTGCCATGCCGGGGTTGCCCAGGCTAGCACCATCcactttgattttgacataagaAAATAAGGGAGGGTGCCATCTAACCAGCCGAGATCTCTTAgttttgaatttgaaagaaCCATCAATGTACTCATTGGCAACAGAATGAGCTCTAAGCAAGACTTCtttgggattgaagttgatTTGCCTAAAAATAAAGTCCCAGTATCCAATCCAAATATGCCACAAGATGCTGTAGAATAGAGATGCCTTTGAGTATGCTGTCCCTATTATAAGAATTAAGATCGCTAACGATGGATATAATTCCAGAGATGATGGATTGGTTAGGGAGGAGACCCACTTGTAGCCACATTTGCTTGATGATGGGGCATTCTAGGAAGAGATGATTGGTATTTTGAACTTGGCTTCGACAGATGAAACAAATTGTATCAAGATTAAAACCTCTATTGTTTAAGAGATCCGATAATGGAATTCTATGGTGAAGAATTTTTCAAAGGAGGTGTTGGATTTTCGGTGTTGTAGGTAAGTTCCACACTTTGAGCCAAAAATGGTTGTGACTCGTAAGAGAACCTCTTGATAGCAATACTATAGGCAGAAGCAACTGTAAAACGCCCGCTTAATGTGGCTGCCTAAACTTGTCTATCATTGAATGGAAAAATGGTAATTGAAGGTAGACAAAATGAAAAAAGCAATATCATGAGGTCACCAATGAAAAATCATACTCCTACGCCAAGAATTAGAAGAGGGATCAATAAAGTTTCAGTCCAACGAGACCAATATGAATCACATTGGTTGTGGTGTGGggttattataaaaaatataaaagaaaaaggttggacTCACCACAACCtattaaattaataattttaaaaGATGTGAGGACTTAGATATCATTAAGAGTTGGAATCGATCCAGGGATGATGTAAATAGTGAAGCTGACAAGGAGATATCCAAGGTATCAACACTGGCAGTCTCGCCGCTGCTCTCTTGCACAAGCTGTTGCACTCAGGCAACCCTATCGCCATTTCCCACATGAAGTACAACGGCATGCATGTGAATCTGAACATTATAAACTGCAAACATAAAACACAACATCACCGTGACAATGATCCTACACTGCTACACACACtatttaattcattaaatcTAATTCTTCCAAATGTGTCTCTCTCGTATGCATTTCTTCAAACACCACACGCATACTGCATCGAGCTCCGCTCCAAGAAGCCCAGTGCCTAGGGAGTAAGGAGTGCTCAGGGGGCATTCAAAGGCTAGACTATACCACACATACTCAGTTGTTGGGatgtgatacatccaatattcaccgggccaatcagcggctgccatgtgtcacagggcgacccgcttCCGAATCAAggagaacgaaccggggtcccagcacccgggcTCGACCaacatccaggcgcggcctcaccagggcgcggcctcacccaggcgcggccaccactagggcgcggcctcacctaggcgctgCCACCCaggcggcctctcacccaggcgcggccccaCCCACGctgccacacccaggcgcggcctcaccaaggggtggccacacccaggcacggTCTCTcgcccaggcgcggcctcaccaaggcgtggcctctcgcccaggcgcggcctgcacccaagcacagcatcgtgggcacagaCGTGAGGTGGGGCCtactcacctatgacccgatcgtatcgctacagactcatgtcaccaccaggactctaggccaccgcttagaagtcacgtcacccagacggattcaagcaccaatgacgttatcaccacactcgggtatctatccaccaaggattttgataccactaggacactccctcccgcggggagatggtcaatcaggatagagccccgttacccagggcctctatccactcaacggcacaatcgccatcaaactgggactctccacaccgccatacactactataaaaggcaaggtacacaaccccatcagggggatctaaactcatattgaataatcactattcatctgtttgcgccaggagatctaactttggcatcggagagccctaggccggaaccacaccggttctctctgttgaccccttggtccacttgcaggtgacggcactcgcaggaccgttcgacgatttcttgacgcaacaggatgtgtgcgacacaaccCAGTCGTTGGATGCCCCTTGGACACTCCTTGGGcgctgggctccttggagaggagctgaATCCCACAAATATTTGATCTTGAGACGACACATGTATCCATGGCTAGTGTgccataatttttttgggggaccGTTCTTTGTAGGGGAGCGCAGGGGCTACTCGTGCGCGACAGCTTGTTAGAATTCGCGTTGACATCTCGAGGGTAGGATTTCCTCCTTTAATGGGGACGGGATGGTCATTTTACCCCTCCCATTATGTTTGGGAGTGGCCTACGCCCCCTCTCCATAgataatattttcctttttttttttccagtaacCTTTATTTTTAAACAAGAAGGCAATCGTCTGTTGGGAGTATATGAACTTCTGCAATATGCTTTACTTAATTCTTAGGGTAAGATGACTAAAGCACCTTtattatcaaaattttaaaGTATATGTATTTCCCCCATTTTCTTCGGTCTTGACACCGTTGTTGGTTGAGGAAATTATTCTGATTTGCTTTAAGCGATGATGGATTCTACCAATGCCTTGGTAATCCAATGATTTTTAaaaatgcaaagattgcaatgccaagaagaagaagaagaaatcaaattgcttactttGTAGAACGTATTTATTGAAGCCTTTACAACTCACCAAATCCGAACTGATGGAGGTTATAACATGATGATAATGAAAGTCTTTTGATGCAAACCAAAAGACATGTTGATGGATGAAAATCTACATTATACTACTCTtaagataaaagaaataaaaaagatagaagataAAAGACTTGTTGTGTTGATTTGTTGGATCCCTTCCTTTGTTTTGAACTTCTCTTTTCATAGGCATCCTTGGCAGCTTTGGTGGTTTTTATAGTTACCGGGTAGTTTCACAACTACCCACTTCTTTTAGAATTGGTTATTACCATCCTGCTGACCATTTGCCAGTCACTGACCGTTTACCATTTACTGCAAATCCGTCAATCCTTGACCATTCGTCAGTCACTGACCGTTTTCGAACATTGACCTCTTTCGGTCACTAATCATTTTCGATCATTGACCGTTTTCGATCATTGACTGATTTCTGACCGTTTTCTGGTCATTGATAAATAGGTCGGTCTTGGCTGAAATAGATTTCAATCAATTTCTCTATTAACCGAAATAGACCAAAAATAGGATGTAAACAATGCCTCTCACAATCCCATTTGAACGAGGTCACATGAGTTCAAATGAGATTGTGAACACGTTTTTATCAGTCTTAAGTTTGGTTTGTTGAGACCGAAATATGGTGTAAACAATATGCTTTTCAAAGAACAATGAATATAAACATAGGGAAATTGAACGCTACTAGGGCGCATGCGATACTGATTCGCTGCCCAGAACAAGGGCGTGCGAAATGACCGTCACACCCTTGGGAAATTCCACCTTTCCATATGATAGCCGCACCCTTGCGACTGGGCACAGGGGTAGCGCACCACACGCGCCtaagtagcgttctttctcccataaacaTATTAAACATGTTAGGTTTAGATATTTTCCCCATGcattacaaaagaaattttccTATTATACGAACAGAATGCAGTCTATATATTATATGGGAGAAAAAACACTGCTAAGGGTAGATACGTCATAAATTCATAAGACAAatgagagatagacacaagaaAGTGCTAGTGTACGTTACACAACTTGGTAATGCTTCCTCtcatattatttatataaattgGCAAAAAACACTGGTATCAGGTTGTAAAGATCGGAATTTGTAATCatgattggattggaatcagctGGAATTGGTATAAAACTGCCTAACCCTAATAGGGACGACAGAGTCCAAATAAGCAAGAATTGAGATACGCCAATCCTTATTTTAAAACATTCATCGATATGATCTTGTTGGGAACTCAGATGGTTCTACTGATTGGAACGGTCCTTCAAAAACATTAATCAAACAAGAGGAGAGATCGGGGTAATAACCTATAGGTTCACAAGCACAAACTCTCCACGCGATCTTAGTCCTTCCTCAGGCAGTTCTTCCCATCACGTTAGCAATCTATCCCTGTCAACGTTAGCCACCAACCACCACTTCTCATACACTGATCACTCTGAAAAAAGAAGAGCTTTTAATGGTGATTCTCTTTTTACAAGACAAGAGAGCAAAAAGGTAGCTAGTGAGAAAATAGGAATGTCTCGATTGATtgatatcctttttttttattaaggaCATCTTAATCAAATATTAAGTAGATAATTGTGATTTGGCCTTTCATATTGGAGCCAATCACAATCTCATTTTCTAAAATCATGTCCAATTCTATTAAGACAAGATTTCAAGTATATTGAATTCAAAAGCCAAAATATCTAGTCAATCCATCACCATCACATTATCCCCTTAATATTTTGATAAGAGTTCATATCAAAATTCTAATCTAAGGGATATTCTACCAAAGCCAATGGCCAACCAAAAATTTGCTATTATAGTAGGAGAATCCAAATTGTGAAGGAGATAGGATGACATTGTGATTCTACCTAGCATTTCATGTGTTAGCTTAAGACCATATTCCCAATATGGTATTTACCAATACATATACTGTCAAGTAGACATAACAAAAATCTCTCCATTTAAGTAGATACTGACGCATTAGTCTTTTCACAACACAATATCACATAATAGATTATAGGGCATATATTAATTTACTGTTAGAAACTCATTCTAGTGTAAATTTCATTGTAGAGATTATGTAATTTCCATTGAACCttaaaaaatttccaaaaattttgttaaaataattattaataaataagaTTTTCTTCCTCGTCACTAGCCTAGTGAAGTACAATGCTTCACTATTGCCACATGACAGGACATTGGTTAGTCCatgaagcgttatacttcactaggcatagtgatgcctagaagtacccaaaaaataatattagGGCAAAACATCGATGTCTGATCATATAGTGCCTATACCAATGTAAGGGCCAGTAAGAGCGCATGAAGGAGCA harbors:
- the LOC122657788 gene encoding membrane-anchored ubiquitin-fold protein 3-like, with the protein product MGGEEERLELKFRVYDGTDIGHNHYAASTTIATLKERLVSEWPQDKTVTPKSVNDMKLIYAGKVLENNKTLAESKILFGDLPGGVITMHVVVQPPLSKKKTDKSKETMTKTNTCTCTIL